A segment of the Fusarium oxysporum f. sp. lycopersici 4287 chromosome 4, whole genome shotgun sequence genome:
TCCAAATTCACCGTCTAGACCGTGAAACACCCCCCGAAGAGATCATGCGCGCTCTTCACGACGTCGTCCAATCCGGCAAAGTCCGCTACATTGGCGCATCATCAATGTACACCTGGGAATTCGCCCGTCTCCAATACATCGCCCAATCCAAGGGCTGGACCCCCTTCATCTCCATGCAACCCTTCTACAACCTCCTCTACCGCGAAGAAGAACGCGAGATGCTCCCCTTTTGCGAAGCCACAGGCGTCGGCGTCATTCCCTGGAGTCCTATCGCCCGCGGTCTTCTCGCCAAGCCTCTGTCGAgcaagaaggatgaggtGAATCAGTCGATTAGGAGCCAGAGCGATAAGAAGACGGAAGCGTGGTTTGCGGATGCCAATTTGGAGATCGTGAATCGGGTTGAGAAGGTTGCGGCTGATAAGGGGATTAGTATGGCGCTTGTTGCTACGGCGTGGGTTCTTCAGAAGGGATGTTATCCGATTTTGGGGTTGAACTCTGAGAAGAGAATTAAGGAGTCGGTGGAGGCGTTGAATGTCAAGTTTACAAAGGAGGAGTTGGAGTATTTGGAGAGCGAGTACCGGCCAAGGAACATTCAGGGCATGTAGAGTCATGATTAGGAAAAGAAGCGCATAGAGGTTTGGGATAAATACATAGATGAATACCAATCAATTGAGATACTCCTTCAGGTTCCTTCGGTATTTGGAAAGATAGCCATCGACTGCATATACCCATCTACATCGAGGAATGATGGATCAAAGCCAAAGATGGGTGATAGGCCGAAAGTCGTGTCCCATGTAGGTATTGTAGTTCCATCCATACCGGTAAACATATCAGGGTTAGTGTTATAGACATCTTCAAGGCTTTGATTGGCCTCATTTCCAGGCATCATTGATGAAATGGCATTCTGGACTTTATCTTGAACACCATGCGAGGTCAAAAGACTAGTCACAGTCTCCAAACCTCTAATCATGAGATTGGCCAGATGCCACTTG
Coding sequences within it:
- a CDS encoding alcohol dehydrogenase, with amino-acid sequence MEYVRLGNTGLKISKVILGCMTFGSSSWQGSPWVLDEEDGLKLLKAAYDQGINTWDTADTYSNGESEVIIGKALKKFNIPRQKVVILSKIFNPVMDDGTRPASINDGPLVNQMGLSRKHIFHAVDKCLERLGTDYIDVLQIHRLDRETPPEEIMRALHDVVQSGKVRYIGASSMYTWEFARLQYIAQSKGWTPFISMQPFYNLLYREEEREMLPFCEATGVGVIPWSPIARGLLAKPLSSKKDEVNQSIRSQSDKKTEAWFADANLEIVNRVEKVAADKGISMALVATAWVLQKGCYPILGLNSEKRIKESVEALNVKFTKEELEYLESEYRPRNIQGM